One stretch of Cystobacter fuscus DSM 2262 DNA includes these proteins:
- a CDS encoding ATP-binding SpoIIE family protein phosphatase codes for MEVSTTALPVTESSQAGHARRTAAALASKLGFNEEAQGKVALVASEAAKNLVAHAREGQLLLRALHAGSHVGVELLALDKGPGMADVDRCMRDGYTTAGTGGSGLGAIRRMSTVFDIYSQPGAGTALLAQLWLSKPPRSEVEVGAVCVPMAGEEVCGDAWSLDTKDGRSVLLVADGLGHGPEAARASRAAVVSFLEQGTPDVTALLKGAHGELRSTRGAAVALTSLRPGDARLDFAGVGNIAASVLSPQGGMQRMVSMNGTLGHQMHRVQSFSYTWSPDSVLVMCSDGLLTQWRVDGSPGLLHRHPSLVAGVLYRDFSRGRDDVTVLVAREAPRSNLP; via the coding sequence ATGGAAGTGAGCACCACGGCGCTTCCCGTCACGGAGAGCAGCCAGGCGGGACACGCCCGCCGGACCGCCGCCGCGCTCGCTTCCAAGCTGGGCTTCAACGAGGAGGCCCAGGGCAAGGTGGCGCTCGTGGCGAGTGAGGCGGCCAAGAACCTCGTCGCCCATGCGCGCGAGGGACAGCTCCTCTTGCGCGCCCTGCATGCCGGCTCCCACGTGGGCGTGGAACTGCTCGCGCTCGACAAGGGGCCCGGCATGGCGGACGTGGACCGCTGCATGCGCGATGGCTACACGACCGCTGGCACGGGCGGCTCGGGACTGGGCGCCATCCGGCGCATGTCCACCGTCTTCGACATCTACTCCCAGCCAGGCGCGGGCACGGCGCTGCTCGCCCAGCTGTGGCTGAGCAAGCCGCCGCGCTCCGAGGTGGAAGTGGGCGCGGTGTGCGTGCCCATGGCGGGCGAGGAGGTATGCGGGGATGCCTGGAGCCTGGACACCAAGGACGGCCGCTCCGTGCTCCTCGTCGCGGATGGTCTCGGCCATGGGCCCGAGGCGGCCCGTGCCTCGCGCGCGGCCGTGGTGTCCTTCCTCGAGCAGGGCACCCCGGACGTGACCGCGTTGCTCAAGGGCGCCCATGGGGAGCTGCGCAGCACCCGGGGCGCGGCGGTGGCGCTGACCTCCCTGCGTCCCGGGGACGCGCGGCTCGACTTCGCCGGGGTGGGCAACATCGCCGCCTCCGTGCTCTCCCCCCAGGGAGGCATGCAGCGCATGGTGTCCATGAATGGAACGTTGGGCCACCAGATGCACCGCGTGCAGTCGTTCTCCTATACGTGGAGCCCGGACTCGGTCCTGGTGATGTGCTCGGACGGTCTGCTCACCCAGTGGCGGGTGGATGGCTCCCCCGGGCTGCTCCACCGGCATCCCTCCCTGGTGGCGGGCGTGCTCTACCGGGATTTCTCCCGGGGACGGGACGACGTGACGGTGCTGGTGGCTCGAGAAGCCCCGCGGAGCAACCTCCCTTGA
- a CDS encoding ATP-binding response regulator — translation MSLSLFQSELRTGQDVVNTRQRGRHIAQVLGFEGQDQVRIATAISEVARLAASQANGHIEFLLEESQSPALLVLVRAPSSTEGLVSGVPPAAPRPGPALAPAQRLMDRVSLRMEGEGWLVLELAHRLPRAAPPALVLQSLRSELERQRRSNAVDELSRQNEELLRTLEELHARKAEVDRLNRELEETNRGVVALYAELEEKAEALRRASDMKTRFISNVSHELRTPISSVVNLSRLLLDRLDGPLNDEQEKQVTFIRKSGEALQELIDDLLDLAKIESGRSEVLPTRFSVGELFGSLRGMLRPLKVNEGVALVFDEPKGLPELHTDERKLSQILRNLISNALKFTPRGEVRVSAAPGPRGTVEFSVSDTGVGIAPEDQERIFEEFVQVEGPHQQGVKGTGLGLPLSRRLAELLGGSLLVESQKGQGSTFRAWVALDYTQRQKPLGDDEPVEPEEPRDASRPRTVLLVDDDEVVRYLLKRLLADASLQFREATTGVEGVRLANQLHPSAIVLDLSLPGMDGFEVLETLRRERTTRDIPVIIHTSRSLTEQERGRLLPHVMGILSKSGLTRDAAFDLLQRALSGPERRS, via the coding sequence TTGAGCCTCTCCCTCTTTCAATCCGAGCTGCGCACCGGGCAGGATGTGGTGAATACCCGGCAGCGGGGCCGCCATATCGCCCAGGTGCTCGGCTTCGAGGGGCAGGATCAGGTGCGTATCGCCACGGCCATCTCCGAGGTGGCCCGGCTCGCGGCCTCCCAGGCCAACGGCCATATCGAGTTCCTCCTGGAGGAGTCGCAGTCGCCCGCCCTGCTCGTGCTCGTCCGGGCTCCCTCGTCCACCGAGGGGCTCGTGTCGGGAGTGCCCCCGGCGGCGCCACGGCCCGGTCCCGCGCTCGCCCCCGCGCAGCGCTTGATGGATCGGGTGTCCTTGCGCATGGAGGGGGAGGGCTGGCTGGTGCTGGAGCTGGCCCATCGCCTGCCGCGTGCCGCGCCTCCCGCGCTCGTGTTGCAGTCGCTGCGCTCCGAGCTGGAGCGGCAGCGGCGCTCCAACGCCGTGGACGAGCTGTCGCGGCAGAACGAGGAGCTCTTGCGCACGCTGGAGGAGCTCCACGCGCGCAAGGCCGAGGTGGATCGGCTCAACCGGGAGCTGGAGGAGACCAACCGTGGCGTCGTGGCGCTCTACGCCGAGCTGGAGGAGAAGGCCGAGGCGCTGCGCCGCGCGTCGGACATGAAGACGCGCTTCATCTCCAACGTGAGCCACGAGCTGCGCACGCCCATCAGCTCCGTCGTCAACCTGTCGCGGCTGCTGCTGGACCGGCTGGACGGGCCGCTCAACGACGAGCAGGAAAAGCAGGTCACCTTCATCCGCAAGTCCGGCGAGGCCCTGCAGGAGCTCATCGACGACCTGCTCGACCTGGCGAAGATCGAGTCCGGCCGCTCGGAGGTTCTCCCCACGCGCTTCTCCGTGGGGGAGCTGTTCGGCTCGCTGCGCGGGATGCTGCGCCCCCTGAAGGTGAACGAGGGCGTGGCGCTCGTCTTCGACGAGCCCAAGGGCCTGCCGGAGCTGCACACCGACGAGCGCAAGCTGTCGCAGATCCTCCGCAACCTCATCTCCAATGCCCTCAAGTTCACCCCGCGGGGCGAGGTGCGGGTGTCGGCGGCGCCAGGTCCTCGCGGCACCGTGGAGTTCTCGGTGAGCGACACCGGCGTGGGCATCGCGCCCGAGGACCAGGAGCGCATCTTCGAGGAGTTCGTGCAGGTGGAGGGCCCGCACCAGCAGGGCGTCAAGGGCACGGGGCTCGGTCTGCCCCTGTCGCGGCGTCTGGCGGAGCTGTTGGGGGGCTCGCTCCTCGTGGAGAGCCAGAAGGGCCAGGGCAGCACCTTCCGGGCCTGGGTGGCGCTCGACTACACCCAGCGGCAGAAGCCCCTGGGGGATGACGAGCCGGTGGAGCCCGAGGAACCGCGGGACGCGTCGCGTCCGCGCACCGTGCTGCTCGTGGACGATGACGAGGTGGTGCGCTACCTGCTCAAGCGCCTGCTGGCGGACGCCTCGCTGCAGTTCCGCGAGGCCACCACGGGCGTGGAGGGCGTGCGTCTGGCCAACCAGCTCCACCCTTCCGCCATCGTGTTGGACCTGTCGCTGCCGGGGATGGATGGCTTCGAGGTCCTGGAGACGCTGCGGCGCGAGCGCACCACGCGCGACATCCCCGTCATCATCCACACCAGCCGTTCGTTGACCGAGCAGGAGCGTGGACGCCTGCTCCCCCACGTCATGGGTATCCTCTCCAAGAGCGGACTCACCCGGGACGCCGCGTTCGACCTTCTGCAACGTGCCCTGTCCGGCCCGGAACGGCGGTCCTGA
- a CDS encoding hybrid sensor histidine kinase/response regulator — protein sequence MPHREPILLNINDNEANRYAVTRILRASGFQVAEGGTGSEALHLAAELRPDLIILDVKLPDINGIEVCRRLKSDPHTSNIVVMHLSANYIRTENKVEGLESGADGYLTQPVDTAELLATVRSLLRLRRAEEDARSAAVQWKTTFDSLGDGVCLLDGRGRVMRANRSFESLFGGSEAAVLGQSFAALMREAASGEALPASCGEALDCREEATVCLGSRWYRVAANPVEGDAGQVTGAVRILTDITPHRQLQEELRQRAAELAEADRRKDEFLAMLAHELRNPLSAIVNSLHLAEATQPQGAESRAMRVLARQSQHMARMVDDLLDVSRFNRGHIELRRALVDLRQVVQHGVEARRQSLLDKGLHLELTLPAEALWLEGDATRLEQVVSNLLDNARKYTPVGGHVFVGVTVEQQAQERQVVLRVKDTGIGMSAELQSRVFELFVQGEQQLDRSRGGLGIGLTLVRRLVELHGGRVRAYSEGEGKGSELMVTLPLAAQVVASLPVETRIAPPETSAARRVLLVEDNEDTREVLRELLEMWGHEVAVAEDGFRGVERFPALRPHVALVDLGLPGMDGFQVARRIRESEGGQDVYLVALTGYSGEHRSRAVEAGFDLHVVKPVKPDELERLLNQLPARKSRA from the coding sequence GTGCCTCACCGCGAACCCATCCTGCTCAACATCAACGACAACGAAGCGAATCGGTACGCGGTGACGCGCATCCTGCGCGCGTCGGGCTTCCAGGTCGCCGAGGGGGGCACGGGCTCCGAGGCCCTCCATCTCGCCGCCGAGCTGCGCCCGGACCTCATCATCCTCGACGTGAAGCTGCCGGACATCAACGGCATCGAGGTGTGCCGGCGGCTCAAGTCGGATCCCCACACGTCCAACATCGTCGTGATGCACCTGTCGGCCAACTACATCCGCACCGAGAACAAGGTGGAGGGGTTGGAGAGCGGCGCGGATGGCTACCTGACGCAGCCGGTGGACACCGCGGAGCTGCTGGCCACGGTGCGCTCGCTGTTGCGCCTGCGCCGGGCCGAGGAGGACGCGCGCAGCGCGGCCGTGCAGTGGAAGACGACCTTCGACTCGCTGGGCGATGGCGTGTGTCTGCTGGATGGGCGGGGCCGGGTGATGCGCGCCAACCGCTCCTTCGAGTCGCTGTTCGGCGGGAGCGAGGCGGCGGTGCTCGGCCAGTCCTTCGCGGCGCTGATGCGAGAGGCGGCGAGTGGCGAGGCGCTGCCCGCGAGCTGTGGCGAGGCGTTGGACTGCCGCGAGGAGGCCACGGTGTGCCTGGGCTCGCGCTGGTACCGCGTGGCGGCCAACCCCGTGGAGGGTGATGCGGGCCAGGTGACGGGCGCGGTACGCATCCTCACGGACATCACGCCCCACCGGCAGCTCCAGGAGGAGCTGCGCCAGCGCGCCGCGGAGCTGGCGGAGGCGGACCGGCGCAAGGACGAGTTCCTCGCGATGCTGGCGCACGAGCTGCGCAATCCCCTGTCCGCCATCGTCAACTCCCTGCACCTGGCCGAGGCCACCCAGCCCCAGGGCGCCGAGTCCCGGGCCATGCGGGTGTTGGCGCGGCAGAGCCAGCACATGGCGCGCATGGTGGATGACCTGCTGGACGTGTCGCGCTTCAACCGCGGCCACATCGAGCTGCGGCGCGCGTTGGTGGACCTGCGCCAGGTGGTGCAGCACGGCGTGGAGGCGCGCCGTCAGTCGCTGCTGGACAAGGGGTTGCACCTGGAGCTGACGCTGCCGGCCGAGGCGCTGTGGCTGGAGGGAGACGCCACGCGGCTGGAGCAGGTGGTGTCCAACCTGCTGGACAACGCGCGCAAGTACACCCCGGTGGGCGGCCACGTCTTCGTCGGTGTGACGGTGGAGCAGCAGGCCCAGGAGCGCCAGGTGGTGCTGCGCGTGAAGGACACGGGCATCGGCATGAGCGCGGAGCTCCAGTCCCGGGTGTTCGAGCTCTTCGTGCAGGGCGAGCAGCAGTTGGATCGCTCCCGCGGGGGCCTGGGCATCGGGTTGACCCTGGTGCGGCGTCTGGTGGAGCTGCATGGGGGCAGGGTCCGGGCGTACAGCGAGGGCGAGGGCAAGGGCAGCGAGCTCATGGTGACGCTGCCGCTGGCGGCACAGGTGGTGGCCTCCTTGCCCGTCGAGACGCGGATCGCTCCCCCCGAGACGAGCGCGGCGCGGCGGGTGTTGCTGGTGGAGGACAACGAGGACACGCGCGAGGTGCTGCGCGAGCTGCTGGAGATGTGGGGCCACGAGGTGGCGGTGGCCGAGGACGGCTTCCGGGGCGTGGAGCGCTTCCCCGCGCTGCGGCCGCACGTGGCCCTGGTGGACCTGGGCCTGCCGGGCATGGACGGGTTCCAGGTGGCGCGCAGGATCCGCGAGAGCGAGGGCGGCCAGGACGTCTACCTCGTGGCGCTCACGGGCTACAGCGGCGAGCACCGTTCACGCGCGGTGGAGGCGGGCTTCGACCTGCACGTGGTGAAGCCGGTGAAACCGGACGAACTGGAGCGGCTGCTCAACCAGCTCCCGGCGCGCAAGTCCAGGGCCTGA